Below is a window of Perca fluviatilis chromosome 14, GENO_Pfluv_1.0, whole genome shotgun sequence DNA.
TAGACTGATACTGGCAGATGGTTACCTGATTTGGGAGGAATGCATCTTCTCTTATGCACATTGGCTATTGACGTGTTGCCTGGAGAGGAAATGGGTGCTCTCTTCTTCCGTGGCGGTCGCCCTGGTCCTTTCTTCTTCACAATCACCTCGgctttctccttaacttcttcctttttttcctctgcCTCTGAATCTTCTGAGAAGGAGTCTGCTGAGTTGCCAGACATTACTGTAGGACAGAGATGAAATAGAGGGTAGTTAACTCAAATCAAAAGACTAAACCTACagcttaacattttaaaaggtgcaatatgtaatacagtatatttactgtattaaatccaaaaatgaccacgatatgtcatcagatattaacgTAACATGCTAAGCTGAAATGAACAATGTtaaagccagtattttctctttttgaaattttcgttccgtgacggaatgtccgtttgtgttttggcctgtgtgtctgtatcaaCTGCCCATTCTGACAGCCGGGACGAGTTGCCAGATGTTCTGTAAAAACgcaaacccagcgcgctacagctgtagcacagccatggaagcagcaaacaaacaacgggatcaatggagatagactgtacccgacctaaaaagcctctgcatgtttctaacagttgcatgGCCAGAAACGTAACCAACCCCGGGTAAATAtaggagatgtatttgaaagatggagacagcttagatccccaAAACTcgcagagttggctaatttcctcctgaacaggtaggctaagcttcaggctaatttatcacagctacagggatgggcattttcagtcatttcaacatttgtgtactcacattgaattatatagagtaacaaaacaattgagacacagccactgaagtgatcccgactggtcacGCCATAACTGCTATGAGTTTGCACTGTTTTTAGTGGTTGTTTCTGTAATTTTGAGCTTTGcttctcctcccccctcttgtgatttgatgttgtaccgtCACATGACTCAGCGGCGCAAGGCAAAGAAGCAAGCAAGTAACCAGGCCCAGCGGTGGCCAGCGGTGGccagcagaacacacacacacacacacacacacaacacacacacacacacacacacacacacacacacacacacacacacacacacacacacacacacacacacacacacacacacacacacacacacacacacacacacacacacacacacacacacaggctataTTTTCAGGCCGAAAGTGAAACAACTGcaagctgtataatttgtaaaaaggctGTAATATACAATGAAAttacaaaaacacttaaaaaaggtcatgaaaattcattcagatttagcaatttgatgatgcatccaccttaattattaaaaagtatctGTATTGTATCAGTATTGGCAatactggccctgtatttacttggtatcggataGATACCAAATATTGCAGTATCGCACACCACTAATGACTGTCaacatagccagcatctaacgttagctactccactgtgctgtggagtaatgtctggctaggTAAGACTAGTGTCTAGAGACACTGATGCTGtgttctcaacctggcaacctccatgaacttcgagtctggagAGACGACTCCgtagtattttgaatttggactgcagtaactattttgaACGCTAGCTGTCAGTACATATAGGACATTTAAGTAGAACAGCACATAATGCAGATAGTTCTGGTTTATTTCAAACAGGTTTTAAGATATCTGCTGCTGAGACTTATGTTGCAGTAAACACACTTAACAGAAAAACTCAAGAAcaatgtctctttccagaaacacATGGGGATAATCCACAAACCTTGCAGTGAACATTTTAGTATTTTCGTAAATAAAGCGGTTTTCAATTAGACCTGTAAATATTTAAACCACATTCTATTAAATGCTGTTGTGGTTTTTTCCACCTATTTAAAGTAATTTAAGAGGCCGACATTCCTCCCTAAGTCCATCAATAGCTCCGCTTTAAAAATAATGATCCATTAAAGTGAACAACACAGTATGTTGACACTTTGCATTATTCAAAACAGATGGCGGGAGTTCAACCTTAAAAAAAGGTTCTTAGAAGCAGAACCTGCACTGAATTCAACAGTGCATGCCTGAAATACCTGCTGATGGGCCCCAGTGGCTTCAACATTTTCccctgaagacaaaaaaaaatgcatgacgTAACTCCTTACCATCCAACTCGAGACAGATGTGCTGGAGGCTCATCCCTCGGAAAAGCACGCCCTCCTTCTCTCCATAAAGAACAACACGACCCACACGACCCATCAGTGCTGGATCCCGTATGATAGTGGAGCAGTTCTGGGTCACATGGTACTCTCGTTCCAGGAACTCCTCCAGCCTTTTGGTGGCTCCACCCTGGACCTCACCCTCCTCTAAAAGTAGCAGTTGAGTAAGTATTGCTACCTGCCGGCGCACACGCGTCGCTGTCAATGCACCAGGGTTCTTGGCCCCGCTGGATCGTGCCAGGTTTCTCAGAAGGTCCGTGCCCCGGAGCGGTGTGGCAGGAGAGTGGTAGGGCCGGGAGAAGACATAGGGACTCTCTGGGTCCACGCCCACATTGGAGCTGGTGTGAAGGAGTAGATCCAGGCAGGACTCACAGTGTGGCGGGAGAATAAGTGGCTGGATGCGACCACGCTTGCCCAAAACACTAGCCCGCGGAAGGTTACAGAGGACCTGGCGCTCAAAGGGGGACAGGGGGGCTTCCATGCTAGAGGGGGGGCTGTTGCTGGAGCTGACCAGAGGGTTGATACGGTTGCGGTAGTCCTGGACAGTGAGCTTGGCCACCTCACATTCCCGGTGGCGGTTGTAGAGGATGAGAAGGGAGAGGCTGGAATGGCAGAGCAGACGCCAGGCCTCGGCAGAGTGAGGAGAACGGGttagagaaaggaaagaggagtGTTGCTGGCGGCGGAGGTAGAGGACCAAACAGGAGAGGGAAGAGAGCAGCGGAGACATGTGATGTCTCTGTATGCTGGAaatgacagagagaggaaaaatgCCTTTAAAATAGCAGTTGAAACCACAAAGCACGACCTAAAACCCCAAACAGTAAATACCTCATTGGTGATAAGAGTACAAAaagtgatgaatgaatgaacgaaTGATTTTGAATCTGCTGCCGCTCGCaattaggccatatcgcccagccctagcgttTACTGTTATCTGTGtagtatttcaaattgtattttatgtaatttctaaACTCTATGTAtttctaatgtatttattttctagcCCTCCTTCCCTTTCCCTAAGTGGCTATGCCACTTGTCAGGTCGACACTGTAAATAACAacctgttcttaatgacttgcctgtaaaaataaaaaaggtgaaataaaaaaaatgaaagtcaATGAAAAAGACAATTATCCAACCACACCTTACAATCTCTCCATTCTTCTCCTCTGGTGCGTATTCTTCTCCACTCAGCTCTAGATCTTCATCTGGATCTATGTCTGGCTCAGGAGTAGGAGGTGGAACCAGCTCTTCTTGACTTCTCGAGCTTTCCACCTCCACCTTTTGCTGCTCTTCATGCTTTTCTCTCTTCATCCTCCGACCCCTTCTGGGAGTAGATGGGGGAGGTGGTGACGGACTCTTAACTCGTGACACCATCGGGGGTGCGGGGCGTTTTGTGCTAGGCGGTGGTAAGCTAGGCCCCTTCTTGGTGGCTGCAGGCGCAGCAGAAGAAGGTGGCGAAAGCGAAAGGGAGAACGAGACGCCACCAGTGGTTGAGCGTGTAGCTGGCGATTCCCTCTCCCTggagaagagaggggggggagcaGGGTTGGAGGCCGAGGCCTGAGGGACAGCAAAGGAATGGCTGTGAGTGGTGGAGGACGATGAGGGGTGAGGGTGTGAGGCGCTGCCGTTTGAAGAGCTGTGCGTTTGCAGGTGTGCCAGCTCCATGGCTGTTCTGACCTCTGGCTGGTTGGCGTGGTGCTTCTCAAGGTGGCGTGCCAAAGACCGATAGTGGCGGCCGCAGTAGGGGCAGTGCTGCCGCCGGCTCACTGTGGCACCACTGGAGCTGCCAATGTTTATGTTAATATTGTTGTTAATGTTGGTGGTTGGGGGTGCTAGGCCACTGCCTGGGGGCTGGGACTGGGATCtggcagggggggggggaaaccccccgcccccccagTTGTTTTggtcctctctttttttttgacagggggggaaaaaaaaaaaaaaaagcaccccCGCCCCCGCCCGGGtccgtcccccccccccttttttttaaaaaaaaaaaaaaaaaaaatcttttttttttggttgctgCGGGCAGCTTGCGCTTCTTGCGTCGGCGAAGCATTCGGCCCCTTATCTCCTCAATTTCCTCTTCTTCATCgtcgtcgtcatcatcatcgtcgtcttcctcctcttcatcctcctcacgGTCTGAGTCACTGGGCTCAGAGTGGGTGAGTGGGGAGGATGAGGGTGATAATGACCAAGAGGGGGTAAGATAAtcggaaacag
It encodes the following:
- the LOC120572502 gene encoding uncharacterized protein LOC120572502, whose amino-acid sequence is MAENVRSPFDYREPPTLDSDGDGSKPPPPRGRVCGRKRKGTPVKVCDRAYVTEDEEEESMSEHSYSPGDGQYPEGAEDRLPPPGSPYYLPDPTQLCVPEMGEEGASGVRGPVLFHPPPNCRIREVHCGTQVRLVVIAIRDIAKGEEITVDYSLTDWGENAMEEEAGPHPLSLSVSDYLTPSWSLSPSSSPLTHSEPSDSDREEDEEEEDDDDDDDDDEEEEIEEIRGRMLRRRKKRKLEDQNNWGGGGFPPPPARSQSQPPGSGLAPPTTNINNNININIGSSSGATVSRRQHCPYCGRHYRSLARHLEKHHANQPEVRTAMELAHLQTHSSSNGSASHPHPSSSSTTHSHSFAVPQASASNPAPPPLFSRERESPATRSTTGGVSFSLSLSPPSSAAPAATKKGPSLPPPSTKRPAPPMVSRVKSPSPPPPSTPRRGRRMKREKHEEQQKVEVESSRSQEELVPPPTPEPDIDPDEDLELSGEEYAPEEKNGEIVSIQRHHMSPLLSSLSCLVLYLRRQQHSSFLSLTRSPHSAEAWRLLCHSSLSLLILYNRHRECEVAKLTVQDYRNRINPLVSSSNSPPSSMEAPLSPFERQVLCNLPRASVLGKRGRIQPLILPPHCESCLDLLLHTSSNVGVDPESPYVFSRPYHSPATPLRGTDLLRNLARSSGAKNPGALTATRVRRQVAILTQLLLLEEGEVQGGATKRLEEFLEREYHVTQNCSTIIRDPALMGRVGRVVLYGEKEGVLFRGMSLQHICLELDVMSGNSADSFSEDSEAEEKKEEVKEKAEVIVKKKGPGRPPRKKRAPISSPGNTSIANVHKRRCIPPKSGKRGVLKRPWSEAERVAVETHLKRNLMELRVPAKADCERCLELCPLLVSNQRDWRAIKFYVHNRIQLLKKQGRRESAASVC